The Cloeon dipterum chromosome 3, ieCloDipt1.1, whole genome shotgun sequence genome includes a region encoding these proteins:
- the LOC135939082 gene encoding rab-like protein 3, translating into MASIDKVRVIVVGDSGVGKTSLVHLISQGKPLEGSPSWTVGCSVEVKLHEFREGTPSQKSYFVELWDIGGSSSHRNARSVFYNPTHGIILVHDLSNRKSQQNLSKWLAEVLNKDSATSSRSIAVDQYDPEQFVGSTQIPILVIGTKLDLVEKLRANSRRTSAIAEECGADEIFVDCQQMRALAAGSSSAIKLARFFDKVIERKYQTREARDRVSPFTVDSRRSRPFKSYHND; encoded by the exons ATGGCATCCATTGACAAAGTGCGGGTGATCGTTGTTGGCGACTCAG GTGTTGGCAAGACGTCTCTGGTGCACTTAATCAGCCAAGGGAAGCCCCTGGAGGGCAGCCCGTCGTGGACAGTTGGGTGCTCGGTGGAGGTGAAGCTGCATGAATTCCGGGAAGGCACACCCAGTCAGAAGTCATATTTCGTTGAATTGTGGGACATtggaggcagcagcagccacagAAATGCCCGTTCTGTCTTTTATAATCCTACACATG gcATTATTTTGGTGCACGACTTGAGCAACCGGAAGAGCCAGCAAAATCTGAGCAAATGGTTGGCCGAGGTTCTGAACAAGGACAGTGCCACTAGCAGTCGCAGCATTGCAGTTGACCAGTACGATCCTGAGCAGTTTGTCGGCTCGACACAG ATTCCAATCTTGGTAATTGGCACAAAACTGGATCTGGTCGAGAAGCTAAGGGCAAACAGCAGGAGAACGTCTGCCATTGCTGAGGAATGCGGTGCTGATGAGATTTTTGTt GATTGCCAGCAAATGCGAGCGTTGGCAGCAGGTTCAAGTTCTGCGATAAAACTCGCTCGGTTCTTTGACAAAGTGATTGAGCGAAAGTACCAAACAAGGGAGGCTCGAGACCGAGTCTCTCCATTTACTGTTGATTCCAGGAGAAGTCGGCCTTTCAAGTCCTACCACAATGACTGA
- the RpLP0 gene encoding large ribosomal subunit protein uL10: protein MGREDKATWKANYFTKLTSLLDDYPKCFIVGADNVGSKQMQQIRMSLRGHAHVLMGKNTMMRKAIRGHLEKNPALEKLLPFIRGNVGFVFTRSDLVEIRDKLLENKVRAPARAGAIAPCPVIIPAQNTGLGPEKTSFFQALSIPTKISKGTIEIINDVHILKEGDKVGASEATLLNMLNISPFSYGLIVEMVYDSGTIFEPKILDIKPEDLRVKFMEGVRNIASVCLSISYPTIASVPHSVINGFKNLLAVAAATDIEFKEATTVKEYLKDPSKFVAAAATTAAPAAAAPAAAAKKEEKKEESEEESDGDIGALFG from the exons ATGGGTCGGGAGGACAAGGCAACCTGGAAGGCTAATTATTTCACCAAGCTCACC agCTTGTTGGACGACTATCCAAAATGCTTCATCGTGGGCGCCGACAATGTGGGCTCGAAGCAGATGCAGCAGATTCGCATGAGTCTGCGTGGCCACGCGCACGTCCTCATGGGCAAGAACACCATGATGCGCAAGGCTATCCGTGGCCATCTGGAGAAGAACCCAGCCCTTGAGAA ATTGCTGCCCTTCATCCGCGGCAATGTGGGCTTCGTCTTCACCCGCTCTGACCTGGTCGAGATCCGCGACAAGCTGCTGGAGAACAAGGTGCGCGCTCCCGCCCGTGCTGGAGCCATCGCGCCCTGCCCTGTCATTATCCCGGCGCAGAACACCGGTCTTGGCCCTGAGAAGACCTCCTTCTTCCAGGCTCTCTCCATCCCCACCAAGATTTCAAag GGTACGATTGAAATCATCAACGACGTGCACATCCTGAAGGAGGGTGACAAGGTTGGTGCTTCGGAGGCCACCTTGCTTAACATGTTGAACATCTCTCCCTTCTCGTATGGTCTGATCGTCGAGATGGTCTATGACTCTGGCACCATCTTCGAGCCCAAGATCCTCGACATCAAGCCTGAGGACCTGCGCGTTAAGTTCATGGAG GGCGTGCGTAACATCGCGTCAGTGTGCCTGTCTATCAGCTACCCAACTATCGCCTCCGTGCCTCACAGCGTCATCAATGGATTCAAGAACCTGCTGGCCGTTGCCGCAGCTACAGacattgaattcaaagagGCGACCACTGTGAAGGAGTACCTCAAGGATCCCTCCAAATTTGTTGCGGCCGCTGCCACCACAGCCGcccctgccgctgctgctccgGCTGCTGCGGCTAAGAAGGAGGAGAAGAAGGAGGAAAGTGAAGAGGAGTCTGATGGAGACATTGGTGCTCTCTTCGGTTAA
- the Ythdc1 gene encoding YTH domain-containing protein 1, whose protein sequence is MDVALETVSEAPSTSEEDLLIREEIKDEHSFDDDVADAALLDAELSPNDHLDLKDEDTLKGYDTRSEISNTSQQSLTSGSFHSEKNDGVSDKDGSPRPTSKRSPIVVESRRSSSPKPLSKSYDYATKLNYLFRGARFFLMKSNNAENIALSKAKGVWSTLPINETKLNQAFRESRNVLLIYSVKESGKFAGFARLASESQRDVPPVSWVLPSGLSARALGGVFQLDWICRKELPFNKTLHLYNPWNDSKAVKIGRDGQEIEPRVAEELCRLFSEDHNIDMTPILRKSKAASKRLSDEPAATRRLDTRPRRGARTRPGRRRGGRPLEYGRISRRGSRYDDDDYRPRRGVRDMAVMDLADIRDRSPLRYSDRSYGAPSPYSYYMQELHRSAPVAPLPYPAPPPFESAPKPLPRYYDSPPDYSRSARLDYDSHVYDRSVDEFLRRTSDRRDDRRERDRDRRERSSREDRDRYYSRR, encoded by the exons ATGGACGTCGCCTTGGAGACGGTTTCCGAGGCTCCAAGCACGTCCGAGGAGGACTTGCTGATCAGAGAGGAGATCAAGG ATGAGCACTCATTCGACGACGACGTCGCGGACGCTGCTCTCCTCGACGCGGAGCTGTCGCCGAATGACCACTTGGATCTCAAGGACGAGGACACACTCAAGGGTTACGACACCAGGAGCGAAATTTCTAACACTTCACAACAATCTCTGACTTCTG GTTCGTTTCACTCCGAGAAAAATGACGGTGTTTCTGATAAAGATGGCAGCCCACGTCCTACATCAAAGAGAAGTCCTATCG TTGTTGAATCAAGACGGTCTTCAAGCCCCAAACCTCTTTCAAAGTCCTATG ATTATGCAACAAAGTTGAATTATCTCTTTCGGGGTGCGAGATTTTTCCTTATGAAGAGCAACAACGCTGAGAACATTGCTCTGTCCAAGGCCAAAGGGGTGTGGTCCACCTTGCCCATCAACGAGACCAAACTGAACCAGGCCTTTCGAGAGTCTAGGAACGTCCTCCTAATTTACTCGGTGAAAGAATCTGGAAAGTTTGCAG GATTTGCCCGTCTGGCGAGTGAGTCTCAAAGAGATGTTCCTCCCGTGTCTTGGGTGCTGCCTAGTGGACTCTCAGCGCGAGCGCTTGGAGGCGTTTTCCAATTGGATTGGATTTGCAG GAAGGAACTGCCCTTCAATAAAACTTTGCACTTGTACAACCCGTGGAATGATAGCAAAGCAGTCAAAATCGGCAGAGATGGTCAG GAAATTGAGCCTCGCGTGGCTGAAGAGCTGTGTCGTCTGTTCTCAGAAGACCACAACATTGACATGACTCCGATTTTGCGCAAGTCAAAAGCGGCGTCGAAACGCTTGAGTGACGAGCCAGCGGCGACTCGGCGGCTGGACACGCGGCCAAGGCGCGGCGCGCGTACCCGCCCCGGCCGCCGACGCGGTGGGCGTCCCTTGGAGTACGGGAG gaTTTCGCGAAGGGGCAGCAGGTACGACGACGATGACTACAGACCAAGAAGAGGAGTGCGAG ATATGGCGGTTATGGACTTAGCAGACATTCGTGACAGATCTCCATTACGATACTCTGATAGATCATATGGAGCT CCATCTCCGTACTCTTACTACATGCAGGAGCTTCACAGGTCAGCGCCAGTCGCACCTCTGCCATATCCTGCCCCA CCACCGTTTGAGTCTGCGCCAAAGCCTCTTCCTAGATACTATGACAGTCCTCCCGATTATTCACGATCGGCCCGGCTAGACTACGACTCTCACGTG TATGATCGTAGTGTGGATGAGTTCCTCCGCAGGACTTCGGACAGACGGGACGACAGAAGAGAACGTGATAGGGACAGGCGGGAGAGGAGCAGCCGGGAGGACCGGGACAGGTACTACAGCAGGAGGTAA